A stretch of Gossypium hirsutum isolate 1008001.06 chromosome A06, Gossypium_hirsutum_v2.1, whole genome shotgun sequence DNA encodes these proteins:
- the LOC107901587 gene encoding formin-like protein 13 isoform X2, translating into MEREGMIFRAVFNTAFIRSNILMLNRDEIDTLWDTKELFPKEFTAEILFSEMDAATSVISLDFSGFEEKGGLPMEAFAKVHEIFSNVDWLDPRADVAFNMLQQMGASNIVQEMTDSPRSATKGLQETMLTVVLPSSPRSPRSMSMKILSAASKKSSLDSDASKEAKPEVSDMEPFSRSDVKHQHSNQSTANLHDSKSSISQVGRLTAAAAVVNDSQVVSHTPKVDENISVSPQTSLCVPVQPPPTSSTTKALPHPPPPPPLPSSLSSASEPAKPSLATESGTYLHDKDQTALPEDQSLKASSCTYSPATAAASTVRPPLTPPNKEIRAVRMIPPAPPPPPPTPPSKGNGVSCKTSPSLEENIALSAMAPVASASSPLNKIEAVRDGPLAVPPPPPPPPPLPPPSPSIRAIPPAPRPPPTPPTKVCGIHLEASPSLEENLRATTPATPIPPPPPSPAPIRAGSPVTPPPPPPPPMPLLKVNSASKSAPPPPPPPPLHARQVASSVPPPPPPPTPALASKSQVPAAPPPPAPFGKKTNGNFPEPQAVGSSGSSAPGRPSFTSPTNSKNRLLSRTISSKSHQTKKLKPLHWLKLPRAVQGSLWAEAQKLGEASKAPEIDMSELENLFSAAAPNTGHGGKSNSHTAHAPKSEKVTLIDHRRAYNCEIMLSKVKVPLPDLMSSVLALDELALDVDQVDNLIKVCPTKEEMELLKGYTGENEKLGKCEQFFLELMKIPRVESKLRVFSFKKQFRSQVSDVRHNLNIVNSTAEEIRNSVKLKRIMQTILSLGNALNQGTARGSAIGFRLDSLLKLTDTRAQNSKMTLMHYLCKVLAEKLPEVLDFSKDISSLEPASKIQLKFLAEEMQAISKGLEKVLQELSSSENDGPVSEKFRENLKEFLSFAEAEVRSLASLYSTVGRNVDALILYFGEDPARCPFEQVTSTLLNFVRLFNKAHEENCKQLENEMKKLSESEKLKMNASQKNESEELLRSSIRTSNV; encoded by the exons ATGGAAAGAGAGGGGATGATATTCAGAGCTGTGTTTAACACAGCATTTATTAGATCAAACATTTTGATGCTCAATCGTGATGAAATTGATACATTGTGGGATACTAAAGAGCTGTTTCCAAAAGAATTTACAGCTGAG ATTCTTTTCTCAGAAATGGATGCTGCTACATCTGTAATTTCCCTGGATTTTTCTGGCTTTGAAGAAAAAGGAGGTCTTCCTATGGAAGCATTCGCCAAAGTTCATGAAATCTTTAGTAATGTTGACTGGTTGGATCCTCGGGCAGATGTTGCTTTTAACATGCTTCAACAAATGGGTGCATCGAATATCGTTCAAGAAATGACTGACAGTCCCAGATCAGCTACTAAAGGTCTTCAGGAAACAATGCTCACAGTGGTATTACCAAGTAGCCCAAGGAGTCCCAGATCTATGAGTATGAAGATTCTATCTGCAGCCTCAAAAAAGTCATCTCTTGATTCTGATGCAAGTAAGGAGGCTAAACCCGAAGTATCTGACATGGAACCATTCAGTCGGTCCGATGTCAAGCATCAACACAGTAATCAGTCTACTGCAAACTTGCATGATTCCAAATCATCCATTAGTCAGGTTGGTCGCTTAACTGCAGCTGCTGCTGTAGTAAATGATTCTCAGGTCGTATCGCATACACCAAAAGTGGATGAAAACATTTCAGTTTCACCACAAACATCTCTGTGTGTTCCAGTTCAACCGCCCCCAACTTCTAGTACAACAAAAGCTCTTCCTCACCCTCCACCACCTCCACCTTTGCCAAGTTCTCTTTCCTCAGCATCAGAACCTGCTAAGCCTTCACTTGCCACGGAATCTGGAACTTACTTACATGACAAAGATCAGACTGCATTACCTGAAGATCAGTCTTTGAAGGCTTCCTCTTGTACATACTCTCCAGCCACTGCAGCAGCTTCAACTGTGAGACCTCCTTTAACACCACCTAACAAGGAGATCCGAGCTGTTAGAATGATCCCTCCTGCTCCGCCTCCTCCTCCTCCAACACCACCTTCAAAAGGCAATGGCGTATCTTGTAAAACATCTCCATCTTTGGAGGAAAATATAGCTCTGAGTGCTATGGCTCCAGTGGCATCTGCTTCATCTCCTTTGAATAAAATTGAAGCTGTTAGAGATGGACCTCTTGCAGTTCCTCCCCCTCCCCCTCCCCCTCCCCCTCTCCCTCCCCCTTCTCCATCTATTAGAGCCATCCCTCCTGCCCCTCGACCTCCTCCAACACCACCTACAAAAGTGTGCGGCATACATCTGGAAGCATCTCCATCTTTGGAGGAAAATTTGAGGGCCACAACTCCTGCCACACCTATACCTCCACCTCCCCCTTCTCCTGCACCTATTAGAGCTGGATCTCCTGTAaccccaccaccaccacctcctcctCCAATGCCACTTTTGAAGGTAAATTCAGCATCTAAATCTGCACCTCCTCCACCTCCACCACCTCCTCTTCATGCCAGGCAAGTGGCATCTTCAGTACCACCGCCACCGCCACCACCCACCCCTGCCTTGGCATCAAAATCTCAAGTTCCTGCTGCCCCACCACCCCCTGCTCCTTTTGGTAAAAAGACAAATGGCAATTTTCCAGAACCTCAAGCGGTAGGTAGTAGTGGATCTTCTGCTCCTGGACGACCATCTTTTACTTCTCCTACAAATTCAAAAAACAGACTTCTTTCACGTACTATTAGTTCAAAGAGTCATCAGACAAAGAAATTAAAGCCGTTGCATTGGTTGAAGTTACCTAGAGCCGTGCAGGGAAGCCTCTGGGCTGAAGCACAAAAATTGGGTGAAGCTTCCAA AGCTCCAGAGATTGACATGTCAGAGCTTGAGAATCTTTTCTCAGCAGCTGCTCCTAATACGGGTCATGGTGGTAAATCAAATTCGCATACTGCACATGCACCAAAATCTGAGAAAGTGACATTG ATTGACCACAGACGAGCATATAATTGCGAAATTATGCTTTCAAAAGTGAAGGTGCCCTTGCCTGACCTAATG AGTTCGGTGCTTGCCTTGGATGAATTAGCATTAGATGTTGACCAGGTTGATAACCTCATAAAAGTTTGCCCTACCAAAGAGGAGATGGAATTACTAAAG GGCTACACTGGAGAAAATGAAAAGTTAGGGAAATGTGAACAG TTCTTCTTGGAGCTAATGAAAATTCCCAGAGTAGAATCCAAGCTCAGGGTGTTCTCTTTTAAGAAGCAATTTCGCTCCCAG GTTTCCGACGTCAGACATAACCTTAACATTGTAAACTCCACGGCAGAGGAG ATAAGAAATTCTGTCAAACTGAAGAGGATAATGCAGACAATTCTTTCATTAGGAAATGCATTGAATCAGGGAACTGCAAGAG GTTCTGCTATTGGATTTAGGTTGGACAGTCTCCTTAAACTAACAGATACACGTGCACAAAACAGCAAGATGACTCTCATGCATTACCTTTGCAAG GTGCTTGCTGAAAAGCTGCCAGAGGTACTAGATTTTTCAAAAGATATTTCAAGTTTAGAACCTGCATCTAAG ATACAACTTAAATTTCTGGCAGAGGAGATGCAAGCCATAAGCAAAGGATTGGAGAAAGTTCTTCAGGAACTGTCCAGTTCTGAAAATGATGGCCCTGTGTCAGAAAAATTCCGTGAG AACTTAAAGGAGTTCCTCTCTTTTGCCGAAGCCGAAGTTAGATCCTTGGCTTCCCTATACTCCACGGTG GGAAGAAATGTGGACGCATTGATTCTTTACTTTGGAGAGGATCCAGCTCGTTGTCCCTTTGAACAAG TTACTTCAACTCTACTTAACTTCGTGAGGTTGTTTAACAAAGCTCATGAAGAGAACTGTAAGCAGCTTGAGAACGAAATGAAGAAGTTGTCGGAAAGTGAGAAGTTGAAGATGAATGCTTCGCAAAAGAATGAATCAGAAGAATTATTACGCAGTTCCATTCGGACCAGCAATGTTTAA
- the LOC107901585 gene encoding reticulon-like protein B21 has translation MDSSNSRRTGGKSSVVAGSVWETRMKSDEFKGGIKVFNEEENGNGEGNNAGGNKRLSLKKGQTFGGVGVSGKRKTWKSESFEGLEKNPIRVAKGKSMEHCKDLSLSVDGIKKVPIQVKKGIRDLSKSVDGIERTPIHSKKLRSDVAKKGVEMSSKDGIESGEGIEGNSVKASAQSCNENGNDDKVLVFDDEKIEGSDKDSNENLKYESEWEEHCKEFGVCQEMVISSNGDDEEDEEMEDVGDEKKSFDIKEMNVPEVEKKPNKVPNEMKPNKAVNEVKKLQEDNKPSTVTNGVKNTSQFPNKAAPFSPTLNKQPPPVVKNATLYDDYHYQSFPQTQNQLHNLVDLVMWRDVSKSALIFGVGTFIIISSSYTQDLDISCITVTSYAGLVYLAAIFLYRSIICRGVVDVDESRCVVGEEAAIWVLKLVLPYLNEFLLKLRALFSGDPYTTMKLAVLLFVLARCGSSITVWKMAKLGFFGVFTVPKVCSSYSHQLTAYGKFWIGRIEDAWETCTHKKAVGVAIFTLVWNLSSIVARIWAAFMLFVAFRYYQQKMVGEEDWVEAETGHTNGESYQAPPNPMEKRLRHGVVGPSKMLPNKLKKRS, from the exons ATGGATTCAAGTAATAGCAGAAGAACAGGAGGTAAAAGCAGTGTTGTTGCAGGCTCAGTGTGGGAAACCAGGATGAAAAGTGATGAATTCAAAGGTGGGATCAAGGTCTTCAATGAAGAAGAAAACGGCAATGGTGAGGGAAACAATGCTGGTGGTAATAAAAGGTTGAGCTTGAAGAAAGGGCAAACCTTTGGGGGTGTAGGTGTTAGTGGGAAGAGAAAGACATGGAAAAGTGAAAGCTTTGAAGGGTTGGAGAAGAACCCAATTAGGGTAGCTAAAGGAAAATCCATGGAGCATTGCAAAGACTTGAGCTTGTCTGTTGATGGGATTAAGAAGGTTCCCATTCAGGTCAAGAAAGGGATTAGGGATCTTAGTAAATCTGTTGATGGAATTGAGAGAACCCCAATTCATAGTAAGAAGCTAAGATCTGATGTTGCTAAAAAGGGTGTTGAGATGAGcagcaaagatggcattgaatcAGGCGAGGGAATAGAGGGGAATTCAGTGAAGGCCTCAGCTCAATCTTgtaatgaaaatggaaatgatgaTAAAGTTTTAGtttttgatgatgaaaaaatTGAAGGGAGTGACAAGGACTCAAATGAAAACTTGAAGTATGAATCTGAGTGGGAGGAGCATTGCAAAGAGTTTGGTGTGTGCCAAGAAATGGTCATTTCAAGCAATGgtgatgatgaagaagatgaagaaatggaGGATGTTGGGGATGAAAAGAAAAGCTTTGACATTAAGGAAATGAATGTACCAGAGGTGGAGAAGAAGCCTAACAAAGTTCCTAATGAAATGAAGCCCAATAAAGCTGTAAATGAAgtgaaaaagttgcaagaagatAACAAGCCTAGCACAGTTACTAATGGAGTGAAGAATACTAGTCAATTCCCTAACAAAGCTGCACCATTTTCTCCAACTCTTAACAAGCAGCCACCACCAGTTGTAAAGAATGCTACCCTTT ATGACGATTACCATTATCAAAGTTTCCCCCAAACTCAGAACCAATTGCACAATTTAG TTGATTTAGTAATGTGGAGGGATGTATCGAAATCGGCATTAATCTTCGGGGTCGGAACATTCATCATCATTTCATCATCTTACACACAAGACCTCGACATCAG CTGCATTACAGTAACTTCCTATGCGGGACTTGTTTACCTTGCTGCTATATTCCTTTACAGATCAATCATCTGCAG GGGAGTTGTGGATGTAGATGAATCAAGGTGTGTGGTTGGAGAAGAAGCAGCAATTTGGGTACTTAAATTGGTTCTTCCATATTTGAACGAGTTCTTATTAAAGCTGAGAGCACTTTTTTCTGGTGATCCTTATACTACAATGAAG TTGGCAGTGCTACTATTTGTTTTGGCCAGATGTGGCAGCTCCATAACTGTCTGGAaaatggccaaattgg GGTTTTTTGGGGTTTTCACTGTTCCAAAAGTCTGCTCTTCTTATTCCCACCAATTAACTGCCTACG GAAAATTTTGGATTGGACGCATTGAAGATGCATGGGAGACATGCACACATAAAAAAGCAGTGGGAGTGGCCATCTTCACCCTGGTTTGGAACCTATCTTCAATTGTTGCTCGCATTTGGGCTG CTTTCATGCTATTTGTGGCCTTCCGATACTATCAACAAAAAATGGTGGGCGAGGAGGATTGGGTGGAGGCTGAAACTGGGCATACCAATGGAGAATCATACCAAGCACCACCAAATCCAATGGAAAAAAGACTAAGACATGGTGTTGTTGGGCCATCTAAAATGCTaccaaataaattaaagaaaagatcctaa
- the LOC107901587 gene encoding formin-like protein 18 isoform X1 produces the protein MGLFSKLFYKKPPDGLLEICEGVYVFDYCFTTDAWEEENYKVYIEGIVTNLQEHFPDASFLVFNFREGETQSSIAELLSKYDMTIMDYPRHYEGCPLIAMEVLHHFLRSCESWLSLGQHNFLLMHCERGGWPVLVFVLAALLLYRKQYSGEQKTLDMIYRQAPREVLQLFSPLNPVPSQLRYLQFVCRRNVGSEWPPLDRALTLDCVILRCIPDIDGYGGCRPIFRIYGQDPFLADDKTPKVLYSTPKRSKSVRYYKQKECSLVKIDINCHIQGDVVVECINLNDDMEREGMIFRAVFNTAFIRSNILMLNRDEIDTLWDTKELFPKEFTAEILFSEMDAATSVISLDFSGFEEKGGLPMEAFAKVHEIFSNVDWLDPRADVAFNMLQQMGASNIVQEMTDSPRSATKGLQETMLTVVLPSSPRSPRSMSMKILSAASKKSSLDSDASKEAKPEVSDMEPFSRSDVKHQHSNQSTANLHDSKSSISQVGRLTAAAAVVNDSQVVSHTPKVDENISVSPQTSLCVPVQPPPTSSTTKALPHPPPPPPLPSSLSSASEPAKPSLATESGTYLHDKDQTALPEDQSLKASSCTYSPATAAASTVRPPLTPPNKEIRAVRMIPPAPPPPPPTPPSKGNGVSCKTSPSLEENIALSAMAPVASASSPLNKIEAVRDGPLAVPPPPPPPPPLPPPSPSIRAIPPAPRPPPTPPTKVCGIHLEASPSLEENLRATTPATPIPPPPPSPAPIRAGSPVTPPPPPPPPMPLLKVNSASKSAPPPPPPPPLHARQVASSVPPPPPPPTPALASKSQVPAAPPPPAPFGKKTNGNFPEPQAVGSSGSSAPGRPSFTSPTNSKNRLLSRTISSKSHQTKKLKPLHWLKLPRAVQGSLWAEAQKLGEASKAPEIDMSELENLFSAAAPNTGHGGKSNSHTAHAPKSEKVTLIDHRRAYNCEIMLSKVKVPLPDLMSSVLALDELALDVDQVDNLIKVCPTKEEMELLKGYTGENEKLGKCEQFFLELMKIPRVESKLRVFSFKKQFRSQVSDVRHNLNIVNSTAEEIRNSVKLKRIMQTILSLGNALNQGTARGSAIGFRLDSLLKLTDTRAQNSKMTLMHYLCKVLAEKLPEVLDFSKDISSLEPASKIQLKFLAEEMQAISKGLEKVLQELSSSENDGPVSEKFRENLKEFLSFAEAEVRSLASLYSTVGRNVDALILYFGEDPARCPFEQVTSTLLNFVRLFNKAHEENCKQLENEMKKLSESEKLKMNASQKNESEELLRSSIRTSNV, from the exons TTTTTGATTACTGCTTTACCACTGATGCTTGGGAAGAAGAGAACTACAAAGTCTACATAGAGGGAATAGTTACTAATCTTCAAGAACACTTCCCCGATGCTTCGTTCTTGGTCTTCAATTTTCGCGAAGGAGAAACACAAAGCTCGATAGCTGAATTACTGTCCAAGTATGATATGACAATAATGGATTACCCACGTCACTACGAAGGGTGTCCGCTAATTGCAATGGAGGTGCTCCACCATTTTCTGAGATCGTGCGAAAGCTGGCTCTCACTCGGTCAGCATAATTTTTTACTAATGCATTGCGAAAGGGGCGGTTGGCCTGTATTGGTCTTTGTGTTGGCTGCATTGCTGTTATATAGGAAGCAGTACAGTGGAGAGCAGAAGACTCTGGACATGATATACAGGCAAGCTCCTCGTGAGGTTTTGCAGTTATTTTCACCCCTGAATCCAGTGCCTTCACAATTGAGGTATCTACAGTTTGTCTGTAGGAGAAATGTGGGGTCAGAATGGCCTCCTTTGGATCGAGCTCTCACCTTGGATTGTGTCATTCTTCGATGCATTCCTGATATTGATGGATATGGAGGTTGCCGTCCAATATTTAGAATATATGGGCAGGATCCTTTTCTTGCTGATGATAAAACCCCAAAAGTTTTGTACTCAACCCCCAAAAGAAGCAAATCTGTAAGGTATTATAAGCAG AAAGAGTGCAGCCTTGTTAAAATTGACATTAATTGCCATATTCAAGGTGATGTTGTAGTTGAGTGTATCAACTTGAATGATGACATGGAAAGAGAGGGGATGATATTCAGAGCTGTGTTTAACACAGCATTTATTAGATCAAACATTTTGATGCTCAATCGTGATGAAATTGATACATTGTGGGATACTAAAGAGCTGTTTCCAAAAGAATTTACAGCTGAG ATTCTTTTCTCAGAAATGGATGCTGCTACATCTGTAATTTCCCTGGATTTTTCTGGCTTTGAAGAAAAAGGAGGTCTTCCTATGGAAGCATTCGCCAAAGTTCATGAAATCTTTAGTAATGTTGACTGGTTGGATCCTCGGGCAGATGTTGCTTTTAACATGCTTCAACAAATGGGTGCATCGAATATCGTTCAAGAAATGACTGACAGTCCCAGATCAGCTACTAAAGGTCTTCAGGAAACAATGCTCACAGTGGTATTACCAAGTAGCCCAAGGAGTCCCAGATCTATGAGTATGAAGATTCTATCTGCAGCCTCAAAAAAGTCATCTCTTGATTCTGATGCAAGTAAGGAGGCTAAACCCGAAGTATCTGACATGGAACCATTCAGTCGGTCCGATGTCAAGCATCAACACAGTAATCAGTCTACTGCAAACTTGCATGATTCCAAATCATCCATTAGTCAGGTTGGTCGCTTAACTGCAGCTGCTGCTGTAGTAAATGATTCTCAGGTCGTATCGCATACACCAAAAGTGGATGAAAACATTTCAGTTTCACCACAAACATCTCTGTGTGTTCCAGTTCAACCGCCCCCAACTTCTAGTACAACAAAAGCTCTTCCTCACCCTCCACCACCTCCACCTTTGCCAAGTTCTCTTTCCTCAGCATCAGAACCTGCTAAGCCTTCACTTGCCACGGAATCTGGAACTTACTTACATGACAAAGATCAGACTGCATTACCTGAAGATCAGTCTTTGAAGGCTTCCTCTTGTACATACTCTCCAGCCACTGCAGCAGCTTCAACTGTGAGACCTCCTTTAACACCACCTAACAAGGAGATCCGAGCTGTTAGAATGATCCCTCCTGCTCCGCCTCCTCCTCCTCCAACACCACCTTCAAAAGGCAATGGCGTATCTTGTAAAACATCTCCATCTTTGGAGGAAAATATAGCTCTGAGTGCTATGGCTCCAGTGGCATCTGCTTCATCTCCTTTGAATAAAATTGAAGCTGTTAGAGATGGACCTCTTGCAGTTCCTCCCCCTCCCCCTCCCCCTCCCCCTCTCCCTCCCCCTTCTCCATCTATTAGAGCCATCCCTCCTGCCCCTCGACCTCCTCCAACACCACCTACAAAAGTGTGCGGCATACATCTGGAAGCATCTCCATCTTTGGAGGAAAATTTGAGGGCCACAACTCCTGCCACACCTATACCTCCACCTCCCCCTTCTCCTGCACCTATTAGAGCTGGATCTCCTGTAaccccaccaccaccacctcctcctCCAATGCCACTTTTGAAGGTAAATTCAGCATCTAAATCTGCACCTCCTCCACCTCCACCACCTCCTCTTCATGCCAGGCAAGTGGCATCTTCAGTACCACCGCCACCGCCACCACCCACCCCTGCCTTGGCATCAAAATCTCAAGTTCCTGCTGCCCCACCACCCCCTGCTCCTTTTGGTAAAAAGACAAATGGCAATTTTCCAGAACCTCAAGCGGTAGGTAGTAGTGGATCTTCTGCTCCTGGACGACCATCTTTTACTTCTCCTACAAATTCAAAAAACAGACTTCTTTCACGTACTATTAGTTCAAAGAGTCATCAGACAAAGAAATTAAAGCCGTTGCATTGGTTGAAGTTACCTAGAGCCGTGCAGGGAAGCCTCTGGGCTGAAGCACAAAAATTGGGTGAAGCTTCCAA AGCTCCAGAGATTGACATGTCAGAGCTTGAGAATCTTTTCTCAGCAGCTGCTCCTAATACGGGTCATGGTGGTAAATCAAATTCGCATACTGCACATGCACCAAAATCTGAGAAAGTGACATTG ATTGACCACAGACGAGCATATAATTGCGAAATTATGCTTTCAAAAGTGAAGGTGCCCTTGCCTGACCTAATG AGTTCGGTGCTTGCCTTGGATGAATTAGCATTAGATGTTGACCAGGTTGATAACCTCATAAAAGTTTGCCCTACCAAAGAGGAGATGGAATTACTAAAG GGCTACACTGGAGAAAATGAAAAGTTAGGGAAATGTGAACAG TTCTTCTTGGAGCTAATGAAAATTCCCAGAGTAGAATCCAAGCTCAGGGTGTTCTCTTTTAAGAAGCAATTTCGCTCCCAG GTTTCCGACGTCAGACATAACCTTAACATTGTAAACTCCACGGCAGAGGAG ATAAGAAATTCTGTCAAACTGAAGAGGATAATGCAGACAATTCTTTCATTAGGAAATGCATTGAATCAGGGAACTGCAAGAG GTTCTGCTATTGGATTTAGGTTGGACAGTCTCCTTAAACTAACAGATACACGTGCACAAAACAGCAAGATGACTCTCATGCATTACCTTTGCAAG GTGCTTGCTGAAAAGCTGCCAGAGGTACTAGATTTTTCAAAAGATATTTCAAGTTTAGAACCTGCATCTAAG ATACAACTTAAATTTCTGGCAGAGGAGATGCAAGCCATAAGCAAAGGATTGGAGAAAGTTCTTCAGGAACTGTCCAGTTCTGAAAATGATGGCCCTGTGTCAGAAAAATTCCGTGAG AACTTAAAGGAGTTCCTCTCTTTTGCCGAAGCCGAAGTTAGATCCTTGGCTTCCCTATACTCCACGGTG GGAAGAAATGTGGACGCATTGATTCTTTACTTTGGAGAGGATCCAGCTCGTTGTCCCTTTGAACAAG TTACTTCAACTCTACTTAACTTCGTGAGGTTGTTTAACAAAGCTCATGAAGAGAACTGTAAGCAGCTTGAGAACGAAATGAAGAAGTTGTCGGAAAGTGAGAAGTTGAAGATGAATGCTTCGCAAAAGAATGAATCAGAAGAATTATTACGCAGTTCCATTCGGACCAGCAATGTTTAA